A stretch of the bacterium genome encodes the following:
- a CDS encoding undecaprenyl-diphosphate phosphatase codes for MDPIEALLLGLAQGLTEFFPVSSSGHLAMLQALFGGRESGGLLFEVGVHVATLFAIAFFYRARIAELLRGFFARERETLEYVGKLAVGTVPAVVVGLGAKDFIDAQFSNPSRVGGLLLTTGVIVMSTRWTAPKATAEVPSWGAALLIGCAQAFAILPGISRSGSTVAMALLLGVAPLAAAEFAFLLGIIAIAGAAVLMLPDLQSADLRAMTDLAIGGAAALASGLVAIWLFVRMLDRSLFHHWAWYCWGVGGAFVLWSLG; via the coding sequence TTGGACCCGATCGAAGCCCTGCTGCTCGGCCTCGCCCAGGGACTGACCGAGTTCTTTCCGGTCTCGAGCTCCGGACACCTGGCGATGCTGCAGGCCCTCTTCGGGGGGCGCGAGTCCGGCGGGCTGCTCTTCGAGGTCGGGGTCCACGTCGCGACCCTCTTCGCGATCGCGTTCTTCTATCGCGCCCGGATCGCGGAGCTCCTCCGCGGGTTCTTCGCGCGGGAGCGGGAGACCCTCGAGTACGTGGGGAAGCTGGCGGTCGGGACCGTGCCCGCCGTCGTCGTCGGACTCGGCGCGAAGGACTTCATCGATGCGCAGTTCTCGAACCCGTCGAGGGTCGGGGGGCTGCTCCTCACCACCGGCGTGATCGTGATGAGTACCCGCTGGACGGCGCCGAAGGCGACCGCGGAGGTCCCGTCCTGGGGAGCGGCGCTCCTGATCGGGTGCGCGCAAGCCTTCGCGATCCTGCCCGGGATCTCGCGCAGCGGCTCGACCGTCGCGATGGCGCTGCTGCTCGGCGTGGCTCCGCTCGCCGCCGCCGAGTTCGCGTTCCTGCTCGGGATCATCGCGATCGCCGGGGCGGCGGTCCTGATGCTCCCGGACCTCCAGAGCGCGGACCTCAGGGCCATGACGGATCTCGCGATCGGCGGTGCCGCGGCGCTCGCGTCGGGCCTCGTCGCGATCTGGCTCTTCGTGCGGATGCTCGATCGGAGCCTCTTCCACCACTGGGCCTGGTACTGCTGGGGGGTCGGCGGGGCGTTCGTGCTCTGGTCGCTCGGCTAG